TTTCCTCCTTCCGAGCTCCCCCGGTGGGCGAAGGGGTACGCGTACGTGCAGGGGGACAAGGCGGTCGACGAGCTGTCACGACGTGCGCGCGCCCGTGGCTATCTCACGCGGACGGAATTCCTCGAGCTGTGTCATTGGAAGACGCCCCGCTCCCAGCCCCGTTGCGCGACCAACACCGCCGCGGAGATCCGAGAAGCGACCGAGATCGCGCTCGCGACCGTGGATGAGCGGGCCAAGATGTACGTCCTGCGCAGCCTCGCCGGGGTCGGGTGGCCGACCGCGTCGGTCATCCTCCACTTCTGCGATCGGCGCCCCTACCCGATCCTCGACTACCGAGCATTGTGGTCGCTCGGCTTCCGCCGTCCCCCTTCCTACACGTTTGATTTCTGGTGGGCCTACACGGAGTTCGCGCGCAGGCTCGCGCGCTCGGCGGGTCTCGACATGAGAACGCTTGATCGGGCGCTCTGGCGCTTCTCCAAGGAGCGCCAAGGATAGGGGCGGCCCGCCCGCGGGGCGTCCGCCCGTGCATTCACGGTTCCTCCAAGCGGAGGCCCTCGCAGCCGCCGAAGAGAAGGGGTCGGGCGGGCTCCGCCTCGAGCACGAGGACCGCGAGGGTGCCCGGGTGAGCGGCGCAGTAGCGTTCGGCCAGACCCGGGCCGCCCACCAGGAAGGCCGTCGAAAGGGCATCCGCATCGGCCGCCGAAGGCGCGGCCGCGGAGGCGCTCAGCACCCCCGACACCGGCCATCCCGTGCGGGGATCGAGCACATGGCCATAGCGTCGCCCCCCGGTCTCGAAATACTGCTCTCCGGCCCCGCTCGTTCCAAGGGCAGCCTCCTGGATACGGAGGCGCGCGATGACTGCGGTCGTGAGCGGGGAGCGGACATTCACGCGAAACCCTGGCCCGCCGCCAAAGGCGAGCACGCTGCTACCCCCGGCGGAGAGGAGGGCGCGGGGCACGCCGCGCGCCCGGAGCCGCTCCACCATGCGATCGAGCGCGTAGCCTTTGCCGATGCCCCCGAAGTTCAGGGACATGCCCGACAGCGGGAAGCGCACCGTCCGCTCCTCCGGATTGAGCTCGACCTTGTCGAGGCCCACCAGAGACAGGGCGGCCGCGATGTCCTCCGCGCCCGGCAACCGCCCCGCCCGGGCCAGGAAACCCCAGGTGCGACTCAACGGGGTCGAGGTGGGGTCGAACGCGCCTTCCACGTCCGCGTGCAGTCCTTGGCACCGCCGGAGCAGGGTGAAGAGGGTCTGGCTGACGGCGACGGGACCGACGGCCCCCTCACGGTTCACCCGCATCACCTCGCTGGACTCGCGGAAGACACTGAGGGCGTCTTCGATGCGGTCTGCCTCGTCGAGGGCTTGGCGAGCGGCGGCTACGTGGGCGGCGTCCTCCTCGGCGAGCATGATCTCGAACCGGCAGGCCATGGCCTGCCGATGCACGCGGACCCAGTGGCCGGCCTCCTCCCCTCCCTGGCGGCGGGGAAGAGTGAAGAGCTCGCGGCGGGTCAGGGGCCCCAGGGGCCGGGAGGTCGTCATCCGTGACTCACTCGAAGGGGACGCCGGTCTGGCGGGAGACCTCGCACAGGTCCTTGACCACCGCGGGCAGGAGGGGGATCCCACCCCGTGCGCGCTCCTCTTCGGCCTCGCGTTCGGGATCGCCGGGAATGAGAGGCCCCTTCGTACCGGGTGCGGGCCGGGTATTCCTCAGGGTGCGGACGAAGTCGTCGATTTGGGCCCGGAACTCCGATCCGTCACGGAAGGCATCCACGCGCATGGCCCCGAAGAAATGGCCGAGGCCCTGGCCGACGCTGCGGAGGGGAGGGTCACCGCGCAGGGTGAAAGAGGGAGTGAAGGGGCCCCAGTTGGCCCCGGAGAGAACCGCGGAGAGGACGTCCACCATCAGGGCCAGACAATAGCCCTTGTGGCCGCCGCGTTCGCGGTCGGACCCCAGGGGGAGAAGGGACCCGCCCGCCAGGATGGCCCCAGGGTCGGTGGTGGCCTGGCCATTGCGGTCCACTGCCCAACCCTCGGGTATGGGAGCCCCCTCCCGCTGGGCCATCTCGATCTTGCCGTAGGCCACCGCGGAGGTGGCCATGTCGATCACGATCGGGGGCTCCTTTTCCGCGGGGAAGGCGATGGCGATGGGGTTGGTGCCCAGCATGCGCTCCGCCCCCCAGAGCGGCGCCACCCCCCGCGAGGAGTTCGTCATGGCCCAGCCGATCATGCCCCTCTCCAGGGCCCGCAGAGGGTAATAGCCGGCGATGCCGAAATGGTTGCTGTTGCGGACGACCGCCCAGCCCGTGCCCGCCCGCTCGGCCTTCTCCATGGCGATCTCGTTGACCTTGGGCCCCACCACCAGGCCAAGACCGTTGTCGCCGTCCACGGTGGCCGTGCTCGCCGTCTCCCGGACCAGCCGCAGGACCGGCCGGGGGTTGATCTTTCCCGCCGCCAGGAGCTCGGCGTAGCTGCGCAGGCGAGCGACACCGTGCGAATCGACGCCGCGGCTATCCGCGCAGGCGAGGACGTCGGCCGCGATCCGAGCCTCCGCCTCCGGCACGCCCAAGCGGGAGAAGACGCGGATGCTGAACTCGCGCAAGCGCGGGGCGGGAAAGAAGCGAACCTCGACCTCGCGGCCGGCCTTGCGCCTCTGGGGGTGGGAGGAGGGGGCCGGTCTCGCTCGGCGGGATCCGCTCATCGACCATCGGGAGGCGGCAGGGCGGTCTGGGCGAATTCCCGCGCCAGGGTCTCGATCTCCGCGGCCGCGAAGGCCCGGGAGAGAACCACGACCCGATAGCCGAAGAGAGCGGACCCTTGCGGAGGCAGGGTGAAATCGAGTGCTTCCTTGCCGTTGCTGAAGGCCTTCTGGCCGAGGGGGTTCGCGGCGAAGAGCCCGTAGCCGCGGGCGTGCCAATAGGTTGGCGCGCCGGGGTTTTTGG
Above is a window of Vicinamibacteria bacterium DNA encoding:
- a CDS encoding Ldh family oxidoreductase; its protein translation is MSGSRRARPAPSSHPQRRKAGREVEVRFFPAPRLREFSIRVFSRLGVPEAEARIAADVLACADSRGVDSHGVARLRSYAELLAAGKINPRPVLRLVRETASTATVDGDNGLGLVVGPKVNEIAMEKAERAGTGWAVVRNSNHFGIAGYYPLRALERGMIGWAMTNSSRGVAPLWGAERMLGTNPIAIAFPAEKEPPIVIDMATSAVAYGKIEMAQREGAPIPEGWAVDRNGQATTDPGAILAGGSLLPLGSDRERGGHKGYCLALMVDVLSAVLSGANWGPFTPSFTLRGDPPLRSVGQGLGHFFGAMRVDAFRDGSEFRAQIDDFVRTLRNTRPAPGTKGPLIPGDPEREAEEERARGGIPLLPAVVKDLCEVSRQTGVPFE
- a CDS encoding FAD:protein FMN transferase: MTTSRPLGPLTRRELFTLPRRQGGEEAGHWVRVHRQAMACRFEIMLAEEDAAHVAAARQALDEADRIEDALSVFRESSEVMRVNREGAVGPVAVSQTLFTLLRRCQGLHADVEGAFDPTSTPLSRTWGFLARAGRLPGAEDIAAALSLVGLDKVELNPEERTVRFPLSGMSLNFGGIGKGYALDRMVERLRARGVPRALLSAGGSSVLAFGGGPGFRVNVRSPLTTAVIARLRIQEAALGTSGAGEQYFETGGRRYGHVLDPRTGWPVSGVLSASAAAPSAADADALSTAFLVGGPGLAERYCAAHPGTLAVLVLEAEPARPLLFGGCEGLRLEEP